A single region of the Winslowiella toletana genome encodes:
- the trpS gene encoding tryptophan--tRNA ligase yields MSKPIVFSGAQPSGELTIGNYMGALRQWVQMQDDFHCIYCIVDLHAITVRQDPVALRKATLDTLALYLACGIDPSKSTIFVQSHVPEHTQLSWILNCYTYFGELSRMTQFKDKSARYEENINAGLFDYPVLMAADILLYQTNQVPVGEDQKQHLELSRDIASRFNALYGDVFKVPEPFIPKSGARVMSLLDPTRKMSKSDDNRNNVIGLLEDPKSVVKKIKRAVTDSEEPPVVRYDVKEKAGVSNLLDILSAVSGKTIPELEQEFEGKMYGHLKGAVADAVSGMLTELQERYYSFRNDEAYLNQVMRDGASKARAHAQETLKKVYEAVGFVAQP; encoded by the coding sequence ATGAGCAAACCCATCGTATTTAGCGGCGCACAGCCTTCAGGTGAACTGACCATTGGTAACTACATGGGGGCGCTACGTCAGTGGGTGCAGATGCAGGATGATTTCCACTGCATCTACTGCATCGTTGATCTGCATGCGATCACCGTGCGTCAGGATCCGGTTGCACTGCGTAAAGCGACGCTGGATACGCTGGCGCTCTATCTCGCTTGCGGTATTGATCCGAGCAAAAGTACCATTTTTGTTCAGTCCCACGTGCCGGAGCACACTCAGCTGAGCTGGATCCTGAACTGCTACACCTATTTTGGTGAGCTTAGCCGTATGACGCAGTTCAAGGACAAATCCGCGCGCTACGAAGAGAATATCAATGCTGGCCTGTTCGATTATCCGGTATTGATGGCGGCCGATATCCTGCTGTATCAGACCAATCAGGTGCCGGTAGGCGAAGATCAGAAGCAGCATTTAGAACTGAGCCGCGATATCGCCAGCCGTTTTAACGCGCTGTATGGTGATGTGTTTAAGGTACCTGAGCCGTTTATCCCGAAATCTGGCGCGCGCGTGATGTCGCTGCTCGATCCGACGCGGAAAATGTCCAAGTCTGACGACAACCGTAACAACGTGATCGGCCTGTTGGAAGATCCGAAATCGGTAGTGAAAAAGATCAAGCGTGCGGTCACCGATTCCGAAGAGCCGCCGGTAGTCCGTTATGACGTGAAAGAAAAAGCGGGGGTTTCGAACCTGCTGGATATTCTGTCGGCGGTCAGCGGTAAAACCATTCCTGAGCTGGAACAAGAGTTCGAAGGCAAAATGTATGGTCATCTGAAAGGTGCGGTAGCTGACGCGGTATCCGGCATGCTGACCGAGTTGCAGGAGCGTTATTACAGCTTCCGTAATGATGAGGCCTATCTGAATCAGGTCATGCGTGACGGTGCCAGTAAAGCACGTGCACATGCTCAGGAAACGCTGAAGAAGGTGTATGAAGCAGTCGGATTTGTTGCACAGCCGTAA
- the tsgA gene encoding MFS transporter TsgA, translating into MTNRNRIGLTWISFFSYALTGALVIVTGMVMGNIAEYFQLPISQMSNTFTFLNAGILVAIFLNAWLMEIIPLKRQLIFGFVLMILAIAGLMTSHSLSVFSLCMFVLGVVSGITMSIGTFLITHLYEGRQRGSRLLFTDSFFSMAGTIFPIIAGVLLARHLPWYWVYACIGLIYVAIFILTLNVEFPTLGKKAHSDKPLVKEKWGIGVLFLSIAALCYILGQLGFISWVPEYATKTMGMDIVSAGQLVGNFWTAYMVGMWVFSFVLRFFDLQRILMVLAGLATLLMYWFVKTSDASMLKWIIMILGFSSSAIYTTIITLGSLQTKVSSPKLVNFILTCGTIGTMLTFVVTGPIVAQGGAHAALATSNALYAVVFVMCVLLGLVTKHRSHGHAMH; encoded by the coding sequence ATGACAAATCGTAATCGAATCGGTCTCACCTGGATAAGTTTTTTCTCCTATGCACTCACTGGCGCATTGGTGATTGTCACCGGGATGGTGATGGGTAATATCGCAGAGTATTTCCAGCTGCCAATATCGCAGATGAGCAACACCTTTACCTTCCTCAACGCCGGTATTCTGGTGGCAATTTTCCTCAATGCCTGGCTGATGGAGATCATTCCGCTGAAGCGTCAGCTGATATTCGGCTTTGTATTAATGATTCTGGCCATTGCCGGACTGATGACCAGCCACAGTTTAAGCGTGTTCTCACTGTGTATGTTCGTGCTGGGCGTGGTCAGCGGTATCACCATGTCGATTGGTACTTTCCTGATCACCCATCTGTATGAGGGACGTCAGCGTGGCTCGCGCCTGCTGTTTACCGACTCTTTCTTCAGCATGGCTGGCACCATATTCCCGATTATCGCCGGGGTGCTGCTGGCGCGCCATCTGCCATGGTACTGGGTCTATGCCTGCATCGGCCTGATCTATGTCGCGATCTTTATCCTGACGCTTAATGTTGAATTCCCGACGCTGGGTAAGAAAGCGCACTCTGATAAGCCGTTGGTAAAAGAGAAATGGGGTATCGGCGTGTTGTTCCTGTCGATTGCTGCCCTCTGCTACATTCTCGGCCAGCTGGGCTTTATCTCCTGGGTACCGGAATACGCCACCAAAACCATGGGCATGGATATCGTCAGTGCCGGACAACTGGTGGGTAATTTCTGGACCGCTTATATGGTGGGAATGTGGGTATTCAGCTTCGTTCTGCGCTTCTTCGACCTGCAACGCATTCTGATGGTGCTGGCCGGACTGGCAACGCTGTTGATGTACTGGTTTGTTAAAACCAGCGACGCCTCGATGCTGAAGTGGATCATTATGATTCTTGGCTTTAGCTCCAGCGCTATCTACACCACTATTATTACGCTGGGCTCACTACAGACTAAGGTCTCTTCACCGAAGCTGGTGAACTTTATCCTTACCTGCGGCACCATCGGCACCATGCTGACCTTTGTGGTCACCGGCCCGATTGTTGCTCAGGGTGGCGCGCATGCGGCACTGGCAACCTCAAACGCACTGTACGCAGTGGTGTTTGTGATGTGTGTGTTGCTGGGTCTGGTGACCAAACATCGCAGCCACGGTCACGCGATGCATTAA
- the nirB gene encoding nitrite reductase large subunit NirB — MSKVKLAIIGNGMVGHRFIEELIDKAEPGQFDITVFCEEPRVAYDRVHLSAYFSHHTAEELSLVRDGYYEKHGVQLLLAERAITINRQDKVIHSNTGRTVHYDKLVLATGSYPWIPPIKGSEGQDCYVYRTIEDLNAIEACARRSKSGAVIGGGLLGLEAAGALKNLGIQTHVIEFAPVLMAEQLDPMGGDQLRQKIERMGVQVHTGKNTQQIEHLADGTKMLHFADGSQLHVDFIVFSTGIRPQDKLAKNCELPLGQRGGFLINDQCQTVDPDVYAIGECAAWNQRIYGLVAPGYKMAQVASDHLLGKNNAFTGADMSAKLKLLGVDVGGIGDAHGRTPGARSYVWLDESKEQYKRLVVSADNKTLLGAVLVGDTSDYGNLLQLALNKIELPENPEALILPALAGGDKPAIGVESLPDSAQICSCFDVTKGDIVNAVMQGCHTVAALKAETRAGTGCGGCVPLITQVLNAELSRQGIEVNHNLCEHFAYSRQELYHLIRVEEIKTFDQLLSKYGHGYGCEVCKPTVASLLASCWNQYVLEPQNTPLQDSNDNFLGNIQKDGTYSVIPRTAGGEITPEGLIAVGKVAEQYQLYTKITGSQRIGLFGAQKDDLPAIWKQLIDAGFETGHAYAKALRMAKTCVGSSWCRFGVGDSLGFGVELEHRYKGIRTPHKMKFGVSGCTRECAEAQGKDVGIIATEKGWNLYVCGNGGMKPRHADLLAADLDRDTLVRYLDRFMMFYIRTADKLQRTSLWLESLEGGIDYLKKVIIDDKLQLNDQLEADITRLREQVVCEWRETVEHPEYQTRFAHFINSALRDPDVQMVSERQQHRPARPHERIAVTLIEMEENL, encoded by the coding sequence ATGAGCAAAGTCAAACTCGCCATTATCGGCAATGGCATGGTTGGTCACCGCTTCATTGAAGAACTGATCGATAAAGCCGAACCCGGTCAGTTTGACATCACCGTATTCTGTGAAGAACCACGCGTGGCTTACGATCGTGTCCATCTCTCCGCTTATTTCTCCCACCATACCGCTGAAGAACTGTCGCTGGTGCGTGACGGTTACTATGAGAAGCATGGCGTGCAGCTGCTGCTTGCTGAACGCGCGATCACCATTAATCGACAGGATAAAGTGATCCACTCCAACACCGGACGCACCGTCCATTATGACAAACTGGTGTTAGCCACCGGCTCTTATCCGTGGATACCCCCGATTAAAGGCTCTGAAGGCCAGGACTGCTACGTCTACCGCACCATTGAAGATCTCAATGCGATTGAAGCCTGCGCACGTCGCAGCAAAAGCGGTGCGGTAATTGGCGGTGGTTTGCTCGGTCTTGAAGCCGCAGGTGCGCTGAAAAACCTCGGTATCCAGACGCATGTTATTGAATTCGCGCCGGTACTGATGGCCGAACAGCTTGATCCTATGGGCGGTGACCAGCTGCGCCAGAAAATCGAACGCATGGGAGTGCAGGTTCATACTGGCAAAAATACTCAGCAGATAGAACACCTGGCTGATGGCACTAAAATGCTGCATTTTGCCGACGGTAGCCAGCTACATGTTGATTTTATCGTCTTTTCTACCGGCATTCGTCCACAAGATAAGCTGGCAAAAAATTGCGAGCTGCCACTGGGGCAGCGCGGTGGTTTTCTGATCAACGATCAGTGCCAGACCGTCGATCCGGATGTTTATGCCATCGGCGAATGCGCCGCATGGAACCAGCGTATTTATGGTCTGGTGGCGCCGGGTTATAAAATGGCACAGGTCGCCAGCGATCATCTGCTGGGTAAAAACAATGCGTTCACCGGTGCCGATATGAGCGCCAAACTGAAACTGCTGGGCGTTGACGTCGGCGGTATCGGCGATGCTCATGGCCGTACGCCAGGCGCACGCAGCTATGTCTGGCTCGATGAGAGCAAAGAACAGTACAAACGCCTGGTGGTCAGCGCCGATAACAAAACGCTGCTCGGCGCGGTACTGGTTGGCGATACCAGCGACTACGGCAATCTGTTACAGCTGGCGCTGAATAAAATTGAACTGCCGGAAAATCCCGAGGCACTGATTCTGCCTGCCCTCGCGGGTGGTGATAAACCGGCAATCGGCGTCGAATCCTTGCCGGACAGCGCACAGATCTGCTCCTGTTTCGACGTTACTAAAGGCGATATCGTCAATGCCGTAATGCAAGGCTGCCATACCGTTGCGGCATTAAAAGCTGAAACTCGCGCCGGTACCGGCTGCGGCGGCTGCGTGCCACTGATTACTCAAGTCCTGAACGCCGAGCTGAGCCGCCAGGGTATCGAAGTGAATCATAATCTGTGTGAACACTTCGCTTATTCACGACAGGAGCTGTATCACCTGATCCGTGTCGAAGAGATCAAAACCTTTGATCAGCTGTTAAGCAAATATGGCCACGGCTATGGTTGCGAAGTTTGTAAACCGACGGTCGCCTCTCTACTGGCCTCCTGCTGGAACCAATATGTGCTGGAACCACAGAATACGCCGTTGCAGGACAGTAACGATAACTTCCTCGGCAATATCCAGAAAGATGGTACTTACTCGGTTATCCCACGCACTGCGGGCGGCGAGATTACGCCGGAAGGGTTGATAGCCGTAGGTAAAGTCGCTGAACAGTATCAGCTGTATACCAAAATTACCGGCTCACAGCGCATTGGCCTGTTTGGTGCGCAAAAAGACGACCTGCCGGCAATCTGGAAACAGCTGATTGATGCCGGATTCGAAACTGGTCACGCCTATGCCAAAGCATTGCGCATGGCGAAAACCTGCGTCGGCAGCAGCTGGTGCCGCTTCGGCGTCGGCGACAGTCTGGGCTTCGGTGTTGAACTGGAGCATCGCTATAAAGGCATCCGTACCCCGCACAAAATGAAATTTGGTGTCTCCGGCTGTACCCGTGAATGCGCCGAAGCGCAGGGCAAAGATGTCGGTATTATCGCCACCGAAAAAGGCTGGAATTTGTATGTCTGCGGTAACGGCGGCATGAAACCACGCCACGCCGATCTGCTGGCTGCCGATCTCGATCGCGATACGCTGGTGCGTTATCTCGACCGCTTTATGATGTTCTATATCCGCACCGCCGATAAGCTGCAACGCACCTCTCTGTGGCTGGAAAGCCTCGAAGGCGGCATCGATTATCTGAAAAAAGTGATCATCGACGACAAACTACAGCTTAACGACCAGCTGGAAGCCGATATTACCCGACTGCGTGAGCAGGTGGTCTGCGAATGGCGCGAAACGGTTGAGCATCCGGAATATCAGACACGCTTTGCGCACTTCATTAACAGCGCGCTGCGCGATCCTGATGTGCAAATGGTCAGCGAACGGCAACAGCATCGTCCTGCCCGCCCGCATGAACGCATTGCGGTGACCCTGATTGAGATGGAGGAAAACCTATGA
- a CDS encoding phosphoglycolate phosphatase, with amino-acid sequence MAHFTDIRALAFDLDGTLVDSAPGLASALDQALEAMQLPAPGVERIATWIGNGADIMVERALTWALGQAPHEDQARDARTLFDKYYAQTVESGSKLFPHVATVLATLSQHNLPLALVTNKPTPFVEPLLRSLGIAQHFSLIIGGDDVVVKKPHPAPLFLVLGQFGLLPGQLLFVGDSRNDILAAQAAGCPSVGMTFGYNYGESITTSHPSLALDDFNDLLPALGL; translated from the coding sequence ATGGCTCATTTCACTGATATACGCGCGCTGGCATTCGATCTGGACGGTACGCTGGTTGACAGCGCGCCCGGGCTGGCGAGTGCACTTGATCAGGCGCTGGAAGCGATGCAGCTTCCGGCTCCGGGCGTCGAACGTATTGCTACCTGGATCGGTAATGGCGCTGATATTATGGTTGAGCGCGCGCTGACGTGGGCGCTGGGCCAGGCGCCGCACGAAGACCAGGCACGCGACGCCCGCACGCTGTTTGATAAATATTATGCGCAAACGGTCGAAAGTGGCAGTAAGCTGTTCCCGCATGTTGCCACGGTGCTGGCAACGCTGTCGCAACACAACCTGCCGCTGGCGCTGGTCACTAACAAGCCCACACCGTTTGTCGAGCCACTGCTGCGTTCGCTGGGAATTGCTCAGCACTTCTCGCTGATTATCGGCGGCGACGACGTGGTGGTGAAAAAGCCGCATCCGGCACCGCTGTTTTTAGTCTTAGGTCAGTTTGGTCTGTTGCCCGGCCAGTTACTGTTTGTCGGTGACTCGCGCAATGATATTCTGGCTGCACAGGCGGCAGGCTGCCCCAGTGTGGGCATGACCTTCGGTTATAACTATGGTGAATCAATCACTACCAGCCATCCGAGCCTCGCTCTGGACGATTTTAACGATCTTCTGCCCGCGTTAGGGCTGTAA
- the dam gene encoding adenine-specific DNA-methyltransferase, which produces MKKNRAFLKWAGGKYPLLDDIRRHLPQGDCLVEPFVGAGSVFLNTDYDNYVLADINSDLINLYNIVKTRTVEFVNDARQLFTPEANDADFYYARRSEFNASRDVYRRAVLFTYLNRHCYNGLCRYNLSGEFNVPFGRYRKPYFPEDELYWFAERAQKATFVCESYDVTLNNARPGSVVYCDPPYAPLSATANFTAYHTNSFSLPEQQHLAELAAKLSQQSGIPVLISNHDTELTRLWYQDAVLHVVKARRSISRSISGRSKVDELLALYS; this is translated from the coding sequence ATGAAAAAAAATCGCGCTTTTTTGAAATGGGCGGGTGGTAAATACCCGCTTCTGGACGACATTCGACGTCATCTTCCGCAGGGAGACTGTTTAGTTGAGCCTTTTGTAGGGGCCGGATCGGTGTTTCTTAACACCGATTATGACAACTACGTGCTGGCTGATATCAACAGCGATCTCATCAATCTCTACAACATCGTGAAAACTCGCACCGTTGAGTTTGTAAACGATGCGCGCCAGCTGTTCACCCCAGAGGCGAACGATGCTGACTTTTATTACGCGCGGCGCAGCGAGTTTAACGCCAGCCGTGATGTATATCGCCGTGCCGTACTGTTTACTTATCTTAATCGTCACTGCTACAACGGTTTATGCCGTTACAATCTCAGTGGCGAATTTAACGTGCCGTTTGGCCGCTACCGTAAACCGTACTTCCCGGAAGATGAGTTGTACTGGTTTGCCGAGCGCGCGCAAAAAGCGACCTTTGTCTGTGAATCGTACGATGTTACCCTGAATAACGCGCGTCCGGGTTCGGTAGTCTATTGCGATCCGCCGTACGCACCGCTGTCGGCCACGGCGAATTTCACCGCCTACCACACCAACAGCTTCAGTCTGCCTGAGCAGCAGCATCTGGCAGAGCTGGCGGCAAAGCTGTCGCAGCAGAGTGGCATTCCGGTGTTAATCTCTAATCATGACACCGAGTTAACGCGTCTCTGGTATCAGGATGCGGTGCTGCATGTGGTGAAAGCGCGGCGGTCAATCAGCAGAAGTATTAGTGGTCGCAGTAAAGTGGACGAATTACTGGCGCTCTATAGCTAA
- a CDS encoding T6SS effector amidase Tae4 family protein, whose translation MSIILRAEELSNQKGVIFFKDFWRRGDESFQNRSGDHIDLWNGTRLTTRLSYFRIQWGISIEGMASDLMQSREIWFWKIH comes from the coding sequence ATGAGCATTATTCTTCGTGCTGAAGAGCTCAGCAATCAAAAAGGAGTCATCTTTTTCAAGGATTTCTGGCGGAGGGGAGATGAAAGCTTTCAGAACCGTAGCGGAGACCATATCGATTTATGGAATGGTACGCGCTTAACCACTCGGCTGAGTTATTTTCGCATCCAGTGGGGGATCAGCATTGAAGGAATGGCTTCCGATCTGATGCAATCACGCGAAATCTGGTTCTGGAAAATTCACTAA
- a CDS encoding cytosine deaminase, whose product MISTQLKWINNLRLPWREGLWQIEIDGGKIARITQQPHNMAQGDDVLDAEGGLAWPPFVEPHIHLDTTQTAGEPAWNQSGTLFEGIERWAERKALLSHEDVKQRAKQTLKWQIANGIQHVRTHVDVSDPSLTALKAMLEVKAEMAAWVDIQIVAFPQEGIISYPNGAALLEQALKLGADVVGAIPHFEFTREYGVESLHIAFALAKKYHRLVDVHCDEIDDEQSRFVETVAALALREKMGARVTASHTTAMHSYNGAYTSRLFRLLKLSGINFVANPLVNIHLQGRFDSYPKRRGITRVKEMLEAEINVCFGHDDVFDPWYPLGTGNMLQVLHMGLHVCQLMGYDQIDAGINLITSNSARTLQLDDYGIQSGNSANLVILPAENGFDALRRQVPTRYSIRHGRVIAATQPAQSEIFLDEVEAVTFLR is encoded by the coding sequence ATGATTTCCACTCAGTTGAAATGGATTAATAATTTGCGTTTGCCGTGGCGCGAAGGGCTTTGGCAAATCGAAATCGACGGCGGCAAGATTGCGCGCATCACTCAGCAGCCGCATAACATGGCGCAGGGTGATGATGTGCTTGATGCCGAGGGCGGGTTGGCCTGGCCGCCATTTGTTGAGCCGCATATTCATCTGGACACCACGCAGACCGCGGGCGAACCGGCGTGGAACCAATCCGGCACCCTGTTTGAAGGCATTGAGCGCTGGGCTGAACGTAAGGCGCTACTTAGCCATGAGGACGTTAAACAGCGTGCGAAGCAAACGCTTAAGTGGCAGATCGCCAACGGCATTCAGCATGTGCGTACGCATGTTGATGTCTCCGATCCCAGCCTGACCGCGCTGAAAGCCATGCTGGAAGTGAAGGCTGAAATGGCCGCGTGGGTCGATATCCAGATTGTGGCTTTTCCACAGGAGGGAATTATTTCCTATCCCAATGGCGCAGCGCTGCTGGAGCAGGCGTTAAAGCTGGGTGCAGATGTGGTCGGTGCCATTCCGCATTTTGAATTTACCCGGGAATATGGCGTGGAATCGCTGCATATCGCCTTTGCGCTGGCGAAGAAATACCATCGGCTGGTGGATGTCCACTGCGATGAGATTGACGACGAGCAGTCACGCTTTGTTGAAACGGTTGCCGCGCTGGCGCTGCGTGAAAAGATGGGGGCGCGTGTCACCGCCAGCCATACTACCGCAATGCATTCCTACAATGGCGCTTATACCTCGCGTTTGTTCCGTCTGCTGAAGCTTTCCGGGATTAACTTTGTGGCGAATCCGCTGGTTAATATTCATCTGCAGGGGCGCTTTGACAGCTATCCGAAACGACGCGGTATTACGCGGGTAAAAGAGATGCTGGAGGCGGAGATTAACGTCTGTTTTGGCCACGATGACGTGTTTGATCCCTGGTATCCGCTCGGTACTGGCAATATGTTGCAGGTACTGCATATGGGGCTGCATGTCTGTCAGCTGATGGGTTATGACCAGATTGATGCCGGCATCAATCTAATCACCAGCAACAGCGCCAGAACTTTACAGCTGGATGATTACGGTATTCAGAGTGGTAACAGCGCTAACCTGGTGATTCTGCCCGCCGAAAACGGTTTTGATGCGCTGCGCCGACAGGTGCCAACACGTTATTCAATTCGTCACGGACGAGTCATTGCCGCTACGCAGCCAGCGCAGAGCGAAATATTTCTTGATGAGGTTGAAGCGGTCACTTTCCTGCGTTAA
- the nirD gene encoding nitrite reductase small subunit NirD, whose translation MSQWHSVCALNDILPATGVCAWVNQQQIAIFRPRPDDELFAISNIDPFAAASVLSRGIIAEHQQELWVASPLKKQRFRLRDGLCMEDESRSVAHFPVRVNDGRVEVCA comes from the coding sequence ATGAGCCAGTGGCACAGCGTCTGCGCACTGAACGATATCCTGCCCGCCACCGGGGTGTGCGCATGGGTCAATCAGCAGCAGATTGCGATTTTTCGCCCGCGTCCGGACGATGAGCTGTTTGCCATCAGTAATATCGATCCGTTTGCCGCCGCCAGTGTGCTCTCGCGCGGTATAATCGCTGAACATCAGCAGGAGCTGTGGGTCGCCAGCCCGCTGAAAAAACAGCGTTTCCGTTTACGGGATGGCTTATGCATGGAAGATGAAAGCCGCTCGGTAGCGCATTTTCCGGTACGTGTTAATGACGGGCGCGTTGAGGTCTGTGCTTAA
- the cysG gene encoding siroheme synthase CysG, producing the protein MDYLPLFCQLRDKTCLLVGGGEVAERKARLLLDAGANLRVCATAFAPQFIHWQQAGKLSLFEQPFRAELLDDCWLAVAATDNDEVNQRVSTEADARRIFCNVVDAPQSASCIMPSIIDRSPLMIAVSSGGRAPVMARLLREKLEAILPLQLGKVAAYAGSLRQRVKTHYREGGLRRRFWEKLFSNDRLAQSLANNDSQQVSELTEKLFSEPLSHRGEVVLVGAGPGDAGLLTLKGLQQMQQADVIVYDRLVSAEVLNLARRDAERIFVGKRAGYHCVPQSEINQILLAQAQLGKRVVRLKGGDPFIFGRGAEELEALLDADIPFSVVPGITAASGCSAYGGIPLTHRDYAQSVRLVTGHLKQNSTLDWAHLAAEQQTLVFYMGLSQAEEIARQLTAHGMDSSMPVALVENGTSTRQRVVSGELHQLAELAQQVASPSLIIVGRVVALRDRLRWF; encoded by the coding sequence ATGGATTACCTGCCTCTGTTCTGCCAGTTACGTGATAAAACCTGCCTGCTGGTAGGTGGTGGTGAAGTTGCCGAACGCAAAGCGCGATTGTTACTGGATGCCGGTGCCAATCTACGCGTCTGCGCCACGGCGTTCGCGCCGCAATTTATCCACTGGCAGCAGGCAGGCAAACTGAGCTTATTTGAACAACCTTTCCGCGCTGAATTACTCGATGATTGCTGGCTGGCAGTTGCCGCCACTGATAACGACGAAGTGAATCAGCGGGTCAGTACCGAGGCCGATGCGCGGCGAATCTTCTGTAATGTGGTCGATGCGCCGCAAAGTGCCAGCTGTATTATGCCGTCGATTATTGACCGCTCACCGCTGATGATCGCCGTTTCTTCCGGTGGTCGCGCACCGGTAATGGCACGCCTGCTGCGTGAGAAACTGGAAGCAATTTTACCGTTGCAGCTCGGTAAGGTGGCAGCTTACGCCGGTAGCCTGCGCCAGCGGGTTAAAACACACTATCGCGAGGGGGGGTTACGCCGACGTTTCTGGGAAAAGCTGTTCAGCAACGATCGACTGGCGCAGTCGCTGGCGAATAATGACAGTCAGCAGGTCAGTGAGCTGACAGAAAAGCTGTTCAGCGAACCACTGAGCCACCGCGGTGAAGTGGTGCTGGTCGGTGCCGGACCGGGTGATGCCGGTTTACTGACGTTAAAAGGGCTGCAACAGATGCAGCAGGCCGACGTAATCGTGTATGACCGGCTGGTTTCCGCGGAGGTGCTTAACCTGGCGCGGCGCGATGCCGAGCGTATTTTTGTTGGTAAGCGCGCCGGTTATCACTGCGTTCCGCAGTCGGAGATTAATCAAATACTGCTGGCGCAGGCGCAGCTCGGTAAACGCGTGGTGCGACTCAAAGGCGGCGATCCCTTTATCTTCGGACGCGGAGCGGAAGAGCTGGAGGCATTACTGGATGCGGATATTCCCTTCTCTGTGGTGCCAGGCATTACCGCCGCATCGGGCTGTTCGGCTTATGGCGGCATTCCACTGACGCACCGTGATTATGCGCAAAGCGTACGGCTGGTTACCGGCCATCTTAAGCAGAACAGCACGCTCGACTGGGCGCATTTAGCCGCCGAACAGCAAACGCTGGTGTTTTATATGGGACTATCACAGGCTGAGGAGATTGCGCGTCAGTTAACGGCGCACGGTATGGATAGCAGCATGCCGGTGGCACTGGTAGAGAACGGAACGTCGACCCGGCAACGGGTGGTAAGTGGCGAGTTACATCAGCTGGCTGAACTGGCGCAGCAGGTAGCAAGCCCGAGCCTGATTATCGTCGGCCGGGTGGTGGCTCTGCGCGACCGGCTGCGCTGGTTCTGA
- the rpe gene encoding ribulose-phosphate 3-epimerase, with amino-acid sequence MKRFLLAPSILSADFARLGEDTAKALAAGGDVVHFDVMDNHYVPNLTMGPMVLKALRDYGITAPIDVHLMVKPVDSLIPEFAKAGASYITFHPEASLHVDRSLQLIREHGCKAGLVFNPATPLSYLDYVMDKVDIILLMSVNPGFGGQSFIPATLDKLRQARKLIDNSGYDIRLEVDGGVKIDNIAEIAAAGADMFVAGSAIFGHPDYKKVIDDMRNELEKSHHGSFH; translated from the coding sequence ATGAAACGATTTTTGCTGGCTCCATCAATTCTGTCTGCAGATTTTGCCCGCCTTGGCGAAGATACCGCTAAAGCACTGGCAGCGGGTGGCGATGTAGTGCATTTCGACGTAATGGATAATCATTATGTACCTAATCTGACCATGGGTCCGATGGTGCTGAAAGCGCTGCGCGACTATGGCATCACTGCACCGATTGACGTCCACCTGATGGTAAAGCCGGTCGACAGTCTGATTCCGGAGTTTGCTAAAGCCGGTGCCAGTTACATCACTTTCCATCCTGAAGCCTCTCTACACGTGGATCGCTCGTTGCAGCTGATCAGAGAGCACGGCTGTAAAGCCGGGCTGGTATTCAATCCGGCTACGCCACTGAGCTACCTTGATTACGTGATGGATAAAGTCGATATCATCCTGCTGATGTCAGTGAATCCGGGCTTCGGCGGCCAGTCATTTATTCCTGCCACCCTGGATAAATTGCGTCAGGCGCGCAAGTTAATCGATAACAGCGGTTACGATATTCGTCTGGAAGTCGATGGTGGTGTGAAGATCGATAACATTGCTGAAATCGCGGCAGCGGGTGCGGATATGTTTGTTGCCGGTTCGGCGATCTTTGGTCATCCGGATTACAAAAAAGTGATCGACGATATGCGCAATGAACTGGAGAAATCGCATCATGGCTCATTTCACTGA